TCTCCTTGTCGGTGGGCATGTAGTCGTGGGCCGTGCTGCCGGTGGTGCGCAGCAGGATCGGGTTGGCGCAGCCCTGGGCCTGCTGAATCTTCGCCGCGAATTTGAACTCGTGGCTGGGCACCACGCGGTCGTCATCCCATGAGGTGGTGATGAGGGTCGGCGGATAGCAGGTTCCCTTGTGAACGTTGTCGAGCGGCGAGTACTTGATGAGCCAGTCAAATGCCTTCTGGTTGGCCGAGCTGCCATACTCCGAAACCCAGAACGAGCCGCCGGAGAACTTCTGATACTGCAGCATGTCGAGCACGCCGTGGCCGATGTAGGCCGCGCCAAAGAGCTGCGGGCGCTCGGTGATCGACGCGCCGGTCAGCAGGCCGCCGTTGGAGTAGCCCTGAATGGCCAGATGCTTCGGCGAGGTGTAGCCCTGCTGGTAGAGATATTTGGCCGCCCAGGCGAAGTCATCAAACACGTTCTGCTTTTTGCCGAGCATGCCGGCGTGGTGCCACTTTTCTCCGTAGACGGCTCCGCCGCGCAGGTTGGGCACGGCATAGACGCCGCCGAGTTCGAGCCACACCGGCAGAATGGGGTCAAAGCGCGGCGTGATGGTGATGTCAAAGCCGCCGTAGGCATACATGATGGTGGGGTGGGTGCCGTCGAGCTTGATTCCCTTCCGGGCGACGATGAACATCGGCACCATCGTGCCGTCTTTGGACGGGTAGAAGACCTGTCTGGTCTGGTAGGGCGAGGCGTTGAAGCGAATGTGCGGCCGGAAGAGCACCGAGGTGGTGTTGGCCGCGGTGCTGTAGTGATAGATGGTCGTGGGATAGAGGAACGAGGTGAAGGAGTAGTAGACCTGAGGCGAGTCCTTGCGGGCCGAAATGCCATTCACTGAGCCCAGCGTGGGCAGCGGCAGGGTATGCAGGCGCTGGCCGCTGGTGGAGAAAAGTTCCAGGCGGCTCTTGGCCACGTCCTGCAGGTTGACGAGCAGCTTGCCGTCGGTGAGCGCGGCGCTGGCAATGACCGCCTTCGACTCGGGCACGAGGGTCTTCCACGCGGCGCGGTCAGGATGGGCAAAGCTGGTGGCGACGATGCGGCCCTGCGGCGCTTCATAAGTGGTCTGCAGGTAGAGCGTGTTGCCGATGTGGCCAATGGGCGTGTAGGACGCATCGTTCTGCGTGTAGAGCGGCTCGATCTTCGCCGTTACGTCAGGATGCGCGGGATTGCCCAGGTTCGCGTAGAAAAGCTCGTTGTTGCTGATGGAGTTGTTCGTCAGAAAGATGTAGAGATAGTGGCCGTCTTCGCTGACGTCGCCGCCGATGGAGGCCTGCGGCAGGTCAGGGCGCGCGTAGATCAGCTTGTCGGCGGACTGCGGCGTGCCGAGCGCATGGTAGTAGAGCTTCTGGTTGACGATGGCGTGGCTGATGGCCTTTTCGCCGCCGGGCGGCTCCGGGTAGCGCGAGTAGAAGAAGCCTTTGCCGTCATGCGTCCAGGAGATGCCGGAGAACTTGACCCAGCGCACTACGTCGGCGGTGGGCTTGCCGGTGGCCACGTTGAGCACATGAATCGACTCCCAGTCAGAGCCGCCGTTGGAGAGCGCATAGGCAAGGTATTTGCCGTCGGGCGAGGGCCGCGTACCGGCCAGCGCAATGGAGCCATCAGGCGAAAGCGTATTGGGGTCAAGCAGCACGCGCGGCTGCGCGGTGGGCGAGCTTTGCACGAAAACGACGCTCTGGTTTTGCAGGCCCGAGTTGCGGCGGAAGAAGAGCATGCCGTTCTGCAACTGCGTGGGCGTGCCTTCCTTGGCGTAGTTCCAGAGCTCGGTGAGGCGATGGTCCATCCAGCCGCGAATGGGAATGCTGGACAGGTAGCTGCTGGTCACCTTGTTCTCGGCGGCCACCCACTGGTGCAGTTCGGGGCTGGTCAGATTGTCCATCCACTCATAGGGCACGGGCACCTTGGTGCCAAAGTAGTTGGCGACGGTTTTGTCGCGGTGCGCCACGGGGTAGTGCAGAGCCTGCGCGCCGAGGGGCGCGAGCGATGCGGCAGAAACGGCAGCCAGCACGCAGAGGCTGCGGAGACGATGCCTGATCGAAAGCATTCCTGAGACCATCCTTTGAGTTTTGAAGAACATTCAGGGTATGCGAGGGCGCATGGGGATGCAAGCGGGCAGCCTGCGCAAATGCGGACGGAAAGAGGACTGCGGAATGGGCAGGGCCACCTGCATGGGCGGCCCTGAAAGACTACCGTGGAAGCGGAGGATGGGCGCGATGCGCGATCCAGAATTGGCGCGCGCGCTGCTGCAGGGCGTCCGGATCGAGGCGGCCGGTCCAGAGAGCGATGCCGATCGCAAGCAGCAGCCCGCTGAGCATCCATTGACGGAACTGCTCGGCGTTCCGGGCGTGATCCTCTTCGAGATAAAGCGCTAGCTGGGCCGGATTGCCGGAGGCGGCCAGCTCAAGGTTGAGCCGCTGCGCATTGCAGTACCGGTACTCAAAACGATGCCACGCGGCAGTGGCAAAAAGAATGACAGCCAGTCCAATGGCAACTCCCGCAACCCACTTCCTCATGCGGCGATTCCCTCTTGGCATGCGAGTCTAGCACCTCATCCCGGTGAGATAGCCAGCAAAAAATGCTGGTGATGTGCTTGGATGCAAAAGATTTGAAGGAGGGTCGCCCCGGCGCGATGGGGACTACGGCTGCGCCGAAGCCACCTGCACGCCATGGAAGGCCTGATCGACAATGCCGAGATTGCGCGCGAAGCCGAGCTTGGCCTCGTTGTACTGCAATTCGCTGCGGATGTAGCGGGTTTGCGCCTGCGCGACGGTAGCCTGAGCTTCAATGACGGGCAGGTTGGTATCGACCCCGGCGACATAGCGCTCGGTGGTGTCAGCAAGCGTCTCATTGGCCAGATGCAGATTGCTGGCGGCCACCTGCATCAGTTGCGATGAGGTTTCCACATCGAGCATGCTGTCACGCAACTGCTCATCGATCTTCTGCTTGAGGTCCTGCATCTGCGTGCGCAGTTCATCGAGCTGCGCCTCGGCTACATCGTGATCGCCGCGAAACTTGGCTTCCTGAAAGATCGGAATCGACAGCGTGCCCACAGCGGCAAAGGTGCCATGATAAAGGCCGCCGGAGATGCCGGTGACGCCCCAGTTGCCACTGAAGGAGAGGCTGGGCAACCGCTGGTGCGAAGCCGCTTTGCGCTCGTAGAAGGCCGCGTGAATTTCGGCCCGGAGCGTCTGGTAGTCCTGCCGGTTTTGGTACGCCTCAAGCCGCGCGCGGTCGATGGGCATGAGCGGCAGGTTGGCATAGGGCGCGGCCTCGGCAAGCGCAATCTTCTGCTCCGGGGCGAGGCCGATGGCGCGATTGAGCGCGATCTTGCTCTTGGCGAAGCTGTCCTCGGCCTGCAACAGAGCCTGTTGCTGTTGCTGGTAGGCCACGCGGGCGCGCAACACGTCGAGTCCGGCAACGGTGCCGGCTTCGTGCTCGTCCTCGGAGTGGCGAAGCGTGACGGCCTCGCTGCGCAGCAGGGCGCGGGCCATGTGCACCTGGGTGCCAGAGGCGAGCGCCTCAAGATAGAGATCGCCCACATTGAGCACGACCAGCCCATAGGCGGAGTTGGCGCTGTAATCCGTGGCATTGACGGCGGCATTGGCGGCGCGCCAGGCATCCCACCCGGCCCAGTTGAAGAGCTGCTGCGAGAGATTCAGTTGGGCGGTGGTGACATCCACCTTGGTAATGAAGGGGAACGGAGCATTGCTGCCCGGATCCAGCCGGGCAAACTGCGCGGCCTCGGCCTCATGAAAGCCCTGCGCCGCCAGGTTGTACTGATGCACGCCGGTCTCGGCATGCAGAGAAATGTTGGGCGTGAGGTAGTTGATGGTCTGCAGCTTCTCGGCCCGGATGTTCTTCTGCTTGACGTGCGCCAGTTGCAGGCCCAGATTGTGCGCGATGCCCATGCGAATGGCCTCGTCGAGCGTCAGGCTCATCACGCCGGGCTGCAGCGCCAGCGGGCGCACGCTGCCCAGATAGGCATTCTCCAGTGAACTCGTGGGGGAGGGATTGTTCGGCAGGCTGCTCGACGCGCTCTGCGCACCGGCCATGCAGGCCAGGCTGACGAGCAGCGCGGCAACTCCTATTTTTCGGGCAGTCTTCATCAGAACTGGGCGGCCTCGGGCAAGCGTTCTTTTCAGGTTTCCTCTCATTAGATAGGGTAACGAAGCTCAGGTTGCCAAAATTCACCGGCAAAGCGGATTTGCTCTACAACAGGGGGACAGCCCGGCATTTGACGCTGGTAAAAACTGGCGAACAATGCGGGTTGGCGGAGCCGGTTCGCCAAGCAACAGCACCCCTGCGGTACACATCGTACATGGCAGAACACGATTTGCCCGTTTTTCTCCTGCGCGGCGTTCGTTCCAGGGCCCCTTCATAGCATGCAGGAAACGGGCCAGGAATGAATGTATGAAGCCTGCCAGCCACAATTCGGAAACCGTATGCATCACGAGCCGCCGCAAGGGTTCCAGCGATTCGTCCCTGGCCGCCGGGCTGGGAGCCGATGCCGAGGCGCGCGCGGCTGAAACCTTGCGCTCCAGCCACAAGCTGATTGAGCTGGGACGCCTGTCGGCATCGATCGCGCACGAAATCAACAATCCGTTGTCCTCCATTACCAATCTGCTTTTCCTGCTGCGGCAGGAGCCGGGACTCTCTCCGCTTGCGACCGGATACCTGGACCTGATTGAGAGCGAGATGGACCGCGTGATCTCCATCAGCAAGCAGACGCTGAGTTTCTCCCGCGAATCCAGCACACCCGATCACGTTTCTCTGGTGGAACTGGTGGAAGAGGTGCTCTTTCTCTACCGGCACCGCGTGGAACAGAAGCATCTGGAGGTGCGGCGGGAGTATCTGCCGGTGGAAGCGGTCTGGGGCAATCCTGGGGAGCTGCGGCAGGTGCTGTCCAACCTCATCGTCAATGCCATCGACGCGAGCCGGCAGGGCGGCCGGCTGCAGATCAGGATCCGCAAGGCCGCCAACGGCCGCGGCGACTCTGGCATACGCGTGACCGTGGCCGATACCGGAACGGGGATTCCGCCCGAGGTGCTGCGCCGCCTGGGCGAGCCGTTTTTCACCACCAAGGGCCAGCAGGGCACCGGCCTGGGGCTGTGGGTGACACGCGCCATAGTGGAACGCCACGGGGGCGAGCTGCGCTTGCGCTCCCGCTGGGGAGGACGGCGTCACGGCACGGTATTTTCTCTGTTTCTGCCGCTGGCCGCGCCGGTGGGCGGAGCTTCGAGCGGCCCCATGCTGGTATCGTCGGCATCGAAGTCGCGCTCGCTCACAGAGATTTCGCGCGCTCAGCCTCTATCTCGTCGCGAAGAGCAGCGGGCGGCGGGCGACTGATTTCTTCTTAAAAGCATTGGCAATTGAAGCCACGGAAGACCCGGCTCCTCAACGTGAGCCGGGCCTTTTGTGGCGTGCCGTGCGTGTAACCGCGTACACTGTTGACCCGCGAGTAAAACGATTTCGCCTGCATACGGCAGCGTGATCGCAGCCGCTCGCGCACCCGACTTTCACGGTTCACGACGGAGGCCGCTCAACGCCATGATTCGCTTGCCCCACCGCTCTTCCCTTCTCTCTGCATTCCGTGCTGTTGTGCCCCCGGCGCTCGGCCTTGCGCTTGCGCTCACCACCGCGCCCGGACTGCGGGCCCAGTCACCGGCAGGCCAGACACCAGCAGCCGCGCAGCCCACAGCGAAGGAAGTCATTCCCTACGGCAACAGCACCATCGTGCTGACGCCGTATGCGCCCAACATCATGCGCGTTTCGCTCAGCCTGCTCAAGGCTCAGGCGCTCGCCGCCCCCGGCTACGGCATCACCGGCCAGCCCGACGCGAGCGGCTGGAGCTACCAGCGCACGGAGAATGGCTACGTCTACCGCTCCAAAGACCTGGTGGTGACGGTGGTTTCGCCCGAGCATCCGGTGCCCTATCACCCCTACCCGCACGAGTGGGACCCCGGCAAGTTCTTTGGCGGCTCGACGCCCGGCGCGAACATCACCTTCACAAGGCCCGACGGCAAGATGCTGCTGCACATGGAAGGCTGGCAGATGTCTGTGCCGAACCACAAGGACGGCAACTTTGACATCACCTATGACCGGCGGCCGGGCGACGATCCGTTTTACGAAGTGGGCGCCACCTTTGTTTCGCCGCACGGCGCGCACTACTACGGTCTGGGCCAGAATCAGGAGGGCTACCTCGATCACCTCGACCACCAGGTGAACTGCTGGAACGACTACAACGCCGTGGCCTCGCCCACCTTCTGCGTGCCGTATATGGTCACCAACCAGCACTATGCGCTGCTGTGGGACAACCCCTCGAAGACCACCGTGGCGCCGGGCTTCAACAACCAGCTCCGGTTCACCTCGCAGGTGGGCACGCGGGTTTCGTTCTTTGTGGTGGCCGGCAAAAGCTACAACCAGTTCTACAAGGGCTATCGCACACTGACCGGCTCGACGCCGATGCTGCCCAAGGCGGCTTACGGCTTTCTGCAATCGAAAAACCGCTACTGGAGC
The DNA window shown above is from Acidobacterium capsulatum ATCC 51196 and carries:
- a CDS encoding sensor histidine kinase — encoded protein: MKPASHNSETVCITSRRKGSSDSSLAAGLGADAEARAAETLRSSHKLIELGRLSASIAHEINNPLSSITNLLFLLRQEPGLSPLATGYLDLIESEMDRVISISKQTLSFSRESSTPDHVSLVELVEEVLFLYRHRVEQKHLEVRREYLPVEAVWGNPGELRQVLSNLIVNAIDASRQGGRLQIRIRKAANGRGDSGIRVTVADTGTGIPPEVLRRLGEPFFTTKGQQGTGLGLWVTRAIVERHGGELRLRSRWGGRRHGTVFSLFLPLAAPVGGASSGPMLVSSASKSRSLTEISRAQPLSRREEQRAAGD
- a CDS encoding prolyl oligopeptidase family serine peptidase; its protein translation is MLSIRHRLRSLCVLAAVSAASLAPLGAQALHYPVAHRDKTVANYFGTKVPVPYEWMDNLTSPELHQWVAAENKVTSSYLSSIPIRGWMDHRLTELWNYAKEGTPTQLQNGMLFFRRNSGLQNQSVVFVQSSPTAQPRVLLDPNTLSPDGSIALAGTRPSPDGKYLAYALSNGGSDWESIHVLNVATGKPTADVVRWVKFSGISWTHDGKGFFYSRYPEPPGGEKAISHAIVNQKLYYHALGTPQSADKLIYARPDLPQASIGGDVSEDGHYLYIFLTNNSISNNELFYANLGNPAHPDVTAKIEPLYTQNDASYTPIGHIGNTLYLQTTYEAPQGRIVATSFAHPDRAAWKTLVPESKAVIASAALTDGKLLVNLQDVAKSRLELFSTSGQRLHTLPLPTLGSVNGISARKDSPQVYYSFTSFLYPTTIYHYSTAANTTSVLFRPHIRFNASPYQTRQVFYPSKDGTMVPMFIVARKGIKLDGTHPTIMYAYGGFDITITPRFDPILPVWLELGGVYAVPNLRGGAVYGEKWHHAGMLGKKQNVFDDFAWAAKYLYQQGYTSPKHLAIQGYSNGGLLTGASITERPQLFGAAYIGHGVLDMLQYQKFSGGSFWVSEYGSSANQKAFDWLIKYSPLDNVHKGTCYPPTLITTSWDDDRVVPSHEFKFAAKIQQAQGCANPILLRTTGSTAHDYMPTDKEIQQDADVWAFEGWNIGVKTTPVSH
- a CDS encoding TolC family protein; this translates as MKTARKIGVAALLVSLACMAGAQSASSSLPNNPSPTSSLENAYLGSVRPLALQPGVMSLTLDEAIRMGIAHNLGLQLAHVKQKNIRAEKLQTINYLTPNISLHAETGVHQYNLAAQGFHEAEAAQFARLDPGSNAPFPFITKVDVTTAQLNLSQQLFNWAGWDAWRAANAAVNATDYSANSAYGLVVLNVGDLYLEALASGTQVHMARALLRSEAVTLRHSEDEHEAGTVAGLDVLRARVAYQQQQQALLQAEDSFAKSKIALNRAIGLAPEQKIALAEAAPYANLPLMPIDRARLEAYQNRQDYQTLRAEIHAAFYERKAASHQRLPSLSFSGNWGVTGISGGLYHGTFAAVGTLSIPIFQEAKFRGDHDVAEAQLDELRTQMQDLKQKIDEQLRDSMLDVETSSQLMQVAASNLHLANETLADTTERYVAGVDTNLPVIEAQATVAQAQTRYIRSELQYNEAKLGFARNLGIVDQAFHGVQVASAQP